Proteins encoded by one window of Vigna radiata var. radiata cultivar VC1973A chromosome 5, Vradiata_ver6, whole genome shotgun sequence:
- the LOC106762424 gene encoding CBL-interacting serine/threonine-protein kinase 25 — MMEECQTVFGKYELGRLLGKGTFAKVYYGKQISTGESVAIKIMSKEQVRKEGMMEQIKREISVMRLVRHPNVVELKEVMATKTKIFFVMEYVRGGELFAKISKGKLKEDQARKYFQQLISAVDYCHSRGVSHRDLKPENLLLDDDENLKISDFGLSALPEQLRYDGLLHTQCGTPAYVAPEVLRKKGYDGSKADIWSCGVVLYVLLAGFLPFQHENLMTMYNKVLRAEFDFPPWFSPESKRLISKILVADPAKRTSISAITRVPWFRKGLPLSSVADTCQVDKQETVTEEANNNSKVPKFFNAFEFISSMSSGFDLSGLFETKRKTAAVFTSKCSAVSIMAKIAAAARGLSFTVAEVKDFKIRFQGMAVGRKGRLAITAEVFEVAPEVAVVEFSKSAGDTLEYAKFCDEDVRPALKDIVWTWQGDATCAVNVPGCHGEECQKQVVSTV; from the coding sequence ATGATGGAAGAGTGTCAGACGGTGTTCGGAAAATACGAGTTGGGGAGGCTTCTAGGGAAGGGGACGTTTGCCAAAGTGTATTATGGGAAGCAAATAAGCACGGGCGAGAGCGTGGCGATCAAAATAATGAGCAAAGAGCAGGTGCGGAAGGAAGGAATGATGGAACAGATCAAACGCGAAATCTCCGTTATGCGTTTGGTGCGACATCCAAACGTTGTCGAACTCAAGGAGGTCATGGCCACAAAGACTAAAATCTTCTTCGTCATGGAATACGTCCGTGGCGGCGAACTCTTCGCTAAAATCTCCAAAGGCAAACTCAAAGAAGATCAGGCCCGCAAATATTTCCAGCAATTGATCAGCGCCGTTGATTACTGCCACAGCAGAGGGGTCTCCCATCGCGATCTCAAACCCGAGAATCTCCTCCTCGACGACGACGAAAACCTCAAAATCTCCGACTTCGGTCTGTCTGCGCTGCCCGAACAGCTTCGTTACGACGGACTCCTCCACACGCAGTGCGGGACCCCTGCCTACGTGGCGCCGGAAGTCTTGAGAAAAAAAGGATACGACGGTTCAAAAGCCGATATCTGGTCCTGCGGCGTCGTTCTCTACGTTCTTCTGGCTGGCTTTCTCCCCTTCCAACACGAGAATCTGATGACCATGTATAACAAAGTCCTGAGAGCGGAATTCGATTTCCCCCCTTGGTTTTCTCCCGAATCAAAGAGGTTGATCTCCAAGATTCTCGTGGCGGACCCTGCCAAGAGAACCTCCATTTCCGCCATCACGCGCGTCCCCTGGTTCCGCAAAGGCCTTCCCTTGTCCTCCGTCGCCGACACGTGTCAGGTCGACAAGCAAGAGACGGTTACGGAAGAGGCTAATAACAATTCCAAGGTTCCCAAGTTCTTCAACGCCTTCGAGTTCATCTCCTCCATGTCATCGGGCTTTGATCTCTCGGGCCTGTTCGAGACCAAGCGGAAGACGGCCGCGGTGTTCACCTCCAAGTGTTCCGCGGTGTCGATTATGGCCAAGATCGCAGCGGCGGCCAGGGGGCTGAGTTTCACGGTGGCGGAGGTGAAGGACTTCAAGATCCGGTTCCAGGGGATGGCCGTGGGAAGGAAGGGGCGGCTTGCAATCACGGCAGAGGTGTTCGAGGTGGCGCCGGAGGTGGCCGTGGTAGAATTTTCGAAGTCCGCCGGCGATACCTTGGAATACGCGAAGTTTTGCGACGAGGATGTTAGGCCCGCGCTGAAGGACATTGTCTGGACGTGGCAAGGGGATGCCACGTGCGCTGTTAACGTCCCCGGCTGTCACGGTGAGGAGTGTCAAAAGCAGGTCGTAAGCACCgtataa
- the LOC106761244 gene encoding probable WRKY transcription factor 40 → MSLNSEANLSSMEPTCVDTSLNLNVIPSSHTDIAGEVLVEELRRLNCENKMLTAMLNQVYENYAALQKHLSEFKRLKNANFDKEETASLKRKVDSENCANLFCVNALTECSSEEETFKKPKQSTTPKVHKVFVRTDASDTSLYVRDGYQWRKYGQKVTRDNPSPRAYFKCSYAPGCPVKKKVQRSVEDPSLLVTTYEGEHNHGEHQTEISGNSGKSESGEALELVQSRVVDMNGQKSLIQQFLVQQMANSLTRDPNFTAALASAISGNLHHTSTPKR, encoded by the exons ATGTCCCTTAATTCCGAAGCAAATCTTTCTTCCATGGAACCAACTTGTGTCGACACTTCTCTCAACCTTAACGTTATTCCCTCTTCACACACGGACATCGCG GGAGAAGTTTTGGTTGAAGAGTTGCGGCGTTTAAACTGCGAGAACAAGATGCTAACTGCGATGCTGAACCAAGTATACGAGAACTATGCTGCTTTGCAGAAACATCTGAGTGAGTTCAAGAGACTGAAGAATGCAAATTTTGACAAAGAAGAAACAGCATCGCTGAAAAGAAAGGTTGACAGTGAGAATTGCGCGAATCTGTTTTGCGTCAACGCCCTCACAGAGTGCAGCAGTGAGGAAGAGACGTTCAAAAAGCCTAAGCAAAGTACCACCCCAAAGGTTCACAAAGTTTTTGTACGGACAGATGCATCTGATACCAGCTTG TATGTGAGGGACGGATATCAGTGGAGAAAATATGGTCAAAAAGTGACCAGAGATAACCCTTCTCCTAGGGCTTACTTCAAGTGTTCCTATGCTCCGGGCTGTCCAGTGAAGAAGAAG GTGCAGAGAAGCGTGGAGGATCCAAGTTTGTTGGTGACAACGTACGAAGGAGAACACAATCATGGTGAACATCAAACGGAGATATCAGGGAATTCAGGGAAAAGTGAAAGTGGGGAAGCGCTAGAATTGGTCCAGTCAAGAGTGGTTGACATGAATGGGCAAAAGTCATTGATCCAGCAGTTTTTAGTTCAACAAATGGCTAATTCTTTGACCAGAGATCCTAATTTCACTGCAGCACTTGCTTCTGCCATCTCAGGAAATCTACATCATACTTCTACGCCAAAACGTTGA
- the LOC106760427 gene encoding probable WRKY transcription factor 40 yields the protein MVKDGYEWKKYGQKKTTKDNPSPRAYYKCALAPTCPVKKKVQRSIQDKSIVVATYEGKHNHGFPFRDLFKPSSVTPEASIMDNDLPMTNISNDINIDLCLCNRVPTDVTDKQQKDGGSNMKALECISSLLKDPNFIAPLAEAVVLSINSQSEQVGLNLSLGLPQSDLSK from the exons ATGGTAAAAGATGGTTATGAGTGGAAGAAATATGGGCAGAAGAAGACAACGAAAGATAATCCTTCACCCAGAGCTTATTACAAGTGCGCATTGGCTCCTACATGCCCCGTCAAgaaaaag GTGCAAAGAAGCATACAGGATAAGTCTATCGTTGTTGCAACTTACGAAGGAAAGCATAACCACGGTTTTCCTTTTCGTGATTTATTCAAGCCATCATCGGTTACACCCGAAGCCTCAATAATGGATAACGATTTACCTATGACAAACATATCAAACGACATCAACATCGACCTTTGTCTATGCAATCGTGTTCCGACAGATGTAACAGATAAACAGCAGAAGGACGGTGGCAGTAACATGAAAGCTCTGGAATGTATAAGTTCTCTGCTAAAAGATCCTAACTTCATTGCACCATTAGCTGAAGCAGTTGTTCTCTCCATCAATAGCCAGAGTGAGCAAGTGGGTCTTAACCTGAGTTTGGGTCTTCCTCAATCGGATTTGTCTAAGTGA